In a genomic window of Lacrimispora sp. BS-2:
- a CDS encoding FHA domain-containing protein has translation MESRRKIKIGLDISILICAILLIFGLFSKGNDQLWIGVLVFAGLAAVVDLLGQIREKGVRPKENSVGYSEEVRATQLMLLDEHDKPLKSWDIAEKTALIIGKKNEEEDVDVDLEDCEYSAFIDNQHAVLNYCLDSWYLEDLGSQNGVRIRKAEDGICYQVTGRPCRILAGDVIYIASTRFLLT, from the coding sequence ATGGAGAGCAGAAGAAAGATAAAAATAGGATTGGATATCTCCATCCTGATTTGTGCAATACTTTTAATTTTTGGCCTTTTTTCTAAGGGAAATGACCAGTTATGGATCGGGGTGCTGGTTTTTGCAGGACTGGCGGCGGTCGTTGACCTGCTGGGCCAGATAAGGGAAAAAGGGGTCAGGCCAAAGGAGAATTCGGTTGGATACTCGGAAGAGGTCAGGGCCACTCAGCTCATGCTTTTGGACGAGCATGATAAACCCTTAAAATCTTGGGATATAGCAGAAAAAACAGCCCTTATCATAGGTAAGAAAAACGAAGAAGAAGATGTGGATGTGGATTTGGAGGACTGCGAGTACAGTGCATTCATTGACAATCAGCATGCAGTACTGAATTACTGCCTGGATTCCTGGTATTTGGAAGATTTAGGTTCACAAAACGGTGTAAGAATCAGGAAGGCAGAGGATGGCATCTGTTATCAGGTGACTGGAAGGCCATGCAGGATTTTGGCGGGAGATGTGATTTACATTGCCAGCACTCGCTTTTTATTGACATAA
- a CDS encoding contractile injection system protein, VgrG/Pvc8 family translates to MAYGLEQIIIKGIPVENLTELKIDCLPGDHGSLKLCGYLAAENGEETLFGFSENDSISVYVGEGKPIFSGILTKVSVEGEGDTVKISAEAKSRSILMDQKKKSRSFQDVTMTYGSLFQAILSEYPGSDIKLSIPDRPLGEIAVQYKETDWEFLKRMLSMLNAVLACRPGEESIKLYGGVPDIPSGEWNYKKTGFQKEMGEYSYWLMQGASVNDNDFLIMKIETGHVPELFEQVADEGRQFVLRRLSYELERGLLHCRMEMQKKEGILAKAEYPMHLIGTALCGTVLEIAGSKIKIHLDIDHAAGGKDVYWFPFSTLSESPDGSGWYYMPEKGDNVRVYFPSKYTKDVIGVSAVSSYDGKNGGVPDRMGSPSTKYLSNPYGQEMKLAEDGITLACSGGAASVKISNGGDISLSAMGTINIAAEEDLKIEAEEAVSLQAIEAAVISCVKGGTVNMPADGNLYIQGTEVKVN, encoded by the coding sequence ATGGCATATGGCTTGGAACAGATCATAATAAAAGGAATTCCGGTAGAAAATCTGACAGAACTTAAAATAGACTGCTTACCAGGTGATCATGGAAGCCTGAAGCTTTGCGGTTATCTGGCAGCAGAAAATGGAGAAGAGACATTATTTGGTTTTTCGGAGAATGACTCAATATCTGTATATGTAGGAGAAGGAAAACCCATATTTTCCGGAATACTGACTAAGGTCAGTGTAGAAGGAGAGGGGGACACGGTGAAAATATCGGCGGAGGCCAAAAGCAGAAGCATATTGATGGACCAAAAAAAGAAGTCCCGGTCTTTTCAGGATGTGACCATGACTTACGGCAGTCTGTTTCAGGCCATCCTGTCCGAATACCCGGGAAGCGATATTAAGCTGTCCATACCGGACAGGCCTTTAGGAGAAATTGCAGTTCAGTATAAGGAAACGGACTGGGAATTTCTAAAGCGCATGCTCTCTATGCTAAATGCGGTTTTAGCGTGCCGTCCTGGTGAAGAATCCATTAAGTTGTACGGAGGAGTTCCGGATATACCATCAGGGGAGTGGAATTACAAAAAGACAGGGTTCCAAAAAGAAATGGGAGAGTACAGCTATTGGCTTATGCAGGGTGCATCGGTCAATGATAATGACTTTCTTATCATGAAAATCGAAACCGGGCATGTACCGGAACTCTTTGAACAGGTAGCGGATGAAGGCAGGCAATTTGTTCTCCGCCGTTTGTCTTATGAATTGGAACGGGGGCTGCTTCACTGCCGCATGGAAATGCAGAAGAAAGAAGGAATACTGGCTAAAGCTGAGTATCCCATGCATTTAATCGGAACCGCTCTTTGTGGAACCGTTCTTGAAATAGCAGGAAGTAAGATCAAGATTCATCTGGATATAGATCATGCAGCCGGGGGTAAAGATGTGTACTGGTTCCCGTTCTCCACCCTGTCCGAATCCCCGGACGGGAGCGGCTGGTATTATATGCCGGAGAAAGGGGATAATGTCCGGGTCTATTTTCCTTCTAAATATACAAAAGATGTCATAGGAGTCAGTGCTGTAAGTTCATATGACGGAAAGAACGGGGGAGTACCCGACCGGATGGGAAGTCCCTCCACAAAATATTTAAGCAATCCTTACGGGCAGGAAATGAAGCTGGCGGAAGATGGGATTACTCTTGCATGCAGCGGAGGGGCAGCCAGTGTGAAGATCAGTAATGGAGGTGACATTTCCTTAAGTGCCATGGGTACAATCAATATTGCTGCTGAAGAAGATTTAAAAATTGAAGCGGAGGAGGCTGTTTCTCTTCAGGCGATTGAGGCGGCGGTTATATCCTGCGTAAAAGGAGGTACCGTTAATATGCCTGCTGATGGAAATCTGTATATCCAGGGAACTGAAGTAAAAGTGAATTAG
- a CDS encoding FHA domain-containing protein produces MSLVRCPNGHVFNARRYGKICPYCQMKLKEETEDQKPVGFEPAMEVLQEEIRPVCGWIVCISGARVGMDYKIHSGKNFVGRGDDMDIQILGDNEINRKNHTIIVYDEKKRNTVILPGDAAGLAYLNDEAVYVPTELKPYDVIELGKSRFLFAPLCGENFEWNDKK; encoded by the coding sequence ATGAGCTTAGTAAGATGCCCCAATGGACATGTTTTTAATGCAAGACGTTATGGAAAGATCTGCCCCTATTGTCAGATGAAGTTAAAAGAAGAGACAGAGGATCAGAAACCTGTGGGATTTGAGCCTGCTATGGAAGTTTTACAGGAAGAGATCCGGCCCGTCTGCGGATGGATCGTGTGTATCTCTGGCGCAAGAGTCGGAATGGATTATAAGATACACAGCGGAAAGAACTTTGTGGGCCGTGGAGATGATATGGATATACAGATCTTGGGAGATAACGAGATCAACCGGAAAAATCATACCATCATTGTCTATGACGAAAAAAAGAGGAATACGGTCATCCTGCCTGGAGATGCAGCAGGGCTTGCCTATTTGAATGACGAAGCTGTTTATGTACCCACGGAATTAAAGCCTTACGATGTGATTGAGCTGGGGAAAAGCCGGTTTTTATTTGCCCCTTTATGCGGAGAAAATTTTGAATGGAATGATAAAAAATGA
- a CDS encoding contractile injection system protein, VgrG/Pvc8 family has translation MESITRNNHQNDKSAITYKDMFLGSVGVVYFRRIKITEKAGEHASLYVEAVLDSDTNENDLHEIKDSVSLMYRKEGKEHVLFYGVVDKVFMNKDGGEWLIRLEARDGTCQMDVERRKRIFQNPQMSVRQLISKVMDSYSGSDHMVHLPAEPVGQLLVQYEETDWEFLRRFLSKYKENLYPDPAFPDIRFEAGLSPKPENQNWDKLPYKLSQDFIRLESMKENGIHELTRSQNTVYQIESYDIVSIGSQITYKGTPWYIESAERRLRDGLLKNCYCLRQKESLKVLPYYNGNITGISIDGNIASVKRSQVQVNMEIEAGDGEKYWFPFSTVAASSDGSGWYCMPENGESVRVYFPIDDEKEAYVVTNVKGQKPQAGNSSDSMGNPNHRNIQTAQGNQVQMTGEGVLIKAGNGQGSIFLKKSGEVVLDAQKDITILAAENLNITAKKDLTVKSQTSIQVSCGSGADIEVKKGTVGLHGSEIHEN, from the coding sequence GTGGAGAGTATAACAAGGAACAATCATCAGAATGATAAAAGTGCAATTACTTACAAGGATATGTTTCTGGGGTCAGTTGGAGTGGTTTATTTTCGCAGGATTAAAATTACGGAAAAGGCGGGAGAACATGCTTCCCTGTACGTAGAAGCCGTCTTAGACAGTGATACGAACGAAAATGATCTTCATGAAATTAAGGATTCGGTTTCCCTGATGTACCGGAAAGAAGGGAAAGAACATGTGCTTTTTTATGGCGTGGTGGATAAGGTATTCATGAATAAGGATGGCGGAGAATGGCTGATCAGGCTGGAAGCCAGGGATGGAACCTGCCAGATGGATGTGGAACGAAGAAAGCGGATCTTTCAAAACCCTCAGATGAGTGTCCGCCAGCTAATCTCCAAGGTCATGGATAGCTATTCCGGGTCTGACCACATGGTACATCTGCCGGCTGAACCGGTCGGACAGCTTCTGGTTCAGTATGAGGAAACAGATTGGGAATTTTTAAGACGTTTCTTATCAAAATACAAGGAAAATCTTTATCCGGATCCGGCCTTTCCTGATATTCGGTTTGAGGCAGGGCTGTCCCCAAAGCCTGAGAATCAGAACTGGGACAAGCTTCCATATAAGCTTTCACAGGATTTTATCCGGCTTGAATCCATGAAAGAAAATGGAATTCATGAGCTTACAAGATCTCAAAACACAGTGTATCAGATAGAATCCTATGACATTGTTTCCATTGGAAGCCAGATTACATATAAAGGTACTCCCTGGTATATTGAATCAGCGGAGAGAAGGCTGAGGGATGGCCTGTTAAAAAATTGCTACTGCCTCAGGCAGAAGGAGAGTCTTAAGGTACTGCCCTACTATAACGGGAATATTACCGGGATATCCATTGACGGTAATATCGCTTCTGTAAAGAGAAGCCAGGTGCAGGTGAACATGGAGATAGAGGCAGGGGATGGAGAAAAGTACTGGTTTCCATTTTCCACTGTGGCAGCCTCTTCAGATGGAAGCGGCTGGTATTGTATGCCGGAAAATGGGGAAAGTGTCAGGGTTTATTTCCCAATAGACGATGAAAAGGAAGCCTATGTGGTTACCAATGTAAAAGGCCAAAAGCCGCAGGCAGGAAATTCCTCGGATTCCATGGGAAATCCGAACCATAGGAATATCCAGACAGCCCAGGGGAATCAGGTTCAGATGACGGGGGAAGGCGTTCTTATTAAAGCAGGGAATGGCCAGGGCAGCATCTTTTTGAAAAAAAGCGGAGAAGTGGTTTTGGACGCACAGAAAGATATCACCATATTAGCTGCAGAGAATTTAAACATTACGGCTAAAAAAGATCTTACAGTTAAGTCACAGACTTCCATCCAGGTTTCCTGCGGGTCAGGTGCTGATATTGAGGTGAAAAAGGGAACAGTGGGACTTCATGGAAGCGAGATTCATGAGAATTAG
- a CDS encoding membrane-associated protease 1 produces MGLRMKITGSETVELRETSITSVVFGADIPHDSNARSTDLGSTVLIEGKILAAVGGEAADDTSKLARWSLVPAENSDCYRNVQIDVVNASQVVRQITVPNAFVVDYREDFTDETGTGVFKLLIKQKKDKMTSLKFEGGFSGE; encoded by the coding sequence ATGGGACTTAGAATGAAAATCACAGGCAGCGAAACCGTAGAGCTGCGTGAGACAAGCATTACCAGTGTAGTATTTGGAGCAGACATTCCCCATGATTCCAATGCCAGATCAACAGATCTTGGTTCAACCGTGTTAATTGAGGGGAAGATACTGGCGGCAGTAGGCGGTGAGGCCGCTGATGATACAAGCAAGCTGGCCAGATGGTCTTTAGTTCCGGCAGAAAATTCAGACTGCTACCGGAATGTACAGATCGACGTGGTAAATGCATCCCAGGTGGTTCGTCAGATAACGGTACCCAATGCATTTGTGGTTGATTACAGAGAAGATTTTACTGATGAAACAGGAACCGGAGTATTCAAGCTTCTCATTAAGCAGAAGAAGGACAAGATGACTTCCCTTAAATTTGAAGGCGGATTCAGCGGAGAATAA
- a CDS encoding protein phosphatase 2C domain-containing protein, whose product MTVMIMGGLGIMLSASALGRLVLAAADIRTEENKKREPSDETAVSQTTGGKEIQADIAGIQTSSAGTLAILSDGIGKANTGKVCAQIAVDTLLDRYQPCHVLNNPEYFFKTSFREASQRIQRTIGERRGGTCLAAVFVNEGSMHYGLAGDIRIALFRNQELIPISKGQTLNVLALNAYQEGILSRPETIWTMEEKRVWNYLGIDGFHEIEIGERPIRLKSGDVVLLATKGIFEAVSWAEMEDILLKDLTLKEKADGIVMESEKKNGMEKENGSVLLLRAEVAYEKNEF is encoded by the coding sequence ATGACTGTGATGATCATGGGAGGTCTGGGGATCATGCTGTCGGCCTCTGCGTTAGGCCGGCTGGTTCTGGCGGCCGCAGATATAAGGACAGAAGAAAATAAAAAAAGAGAACCTTCAGATGAAACTGCCGTCAGCCAGACCACTGGCGGCAAAGAAATCCAGGCGGATATAGCGGGAATCCAAACAAGCAGCGCGGGGACCCTGGCAATTTTGTCCGATGGGATTGGAAAAGCGAACACAGGAAAAGTGTGTGCCCAGATTGCAGTGGATACTTTACTGGACCGATACCAGCCCTGCCATGTGTTAAATAACCCTGAATATTTCTTTAAGACTTCTTTTCGTGAAGCAAGTCAGAGGATTCAGAGGACCATAGGGGAACGGCGGGGAGGTACATGTCTGGCAGCGGTATTTGTCAATGAAGGGTCTATGCATTACGGTCTGGCGGGAGATATCCGGATTGCTTTGTTCCGGAATCAGGAATTGATCCCCATCAGCAAAGGCCAGACTCTTAATGTGCTTGCCTTAAACGCTTATCAGGAAGGAATCTTATCAAGGCCTGAAACCATCTGGACCATGGAAGAAAAACGGGTATGGAACTATCTGGGAATAGATGGTTTTCATGAAATTGAGATTGGAGAAAGGCCTATCCGGTTAAAATCTGGTGATGTGGTACTGCTTGCTACAAAGGGAATCTTTGAAGCAGTATCCTGGGCGGAGATGGAAGATATCCTGTTAAAGGACCTTACTTTAAAGGAAAAAGCAGACGGTATTGTTATGGAGTCGGAAAAGAAAAATGGGATGGAGAAAGAAAACGGGAGCGTTCTGCTTCTGAGAGCGGAGGTGGCTTATGAGAAGAATGAATTCTGA
- a CDS encoding pentapeptide repeat-containing protein, whose translation MTRQEALERFREEEREYLEEKKGQFFLEIQDKALELSKVIQQAFSTLREKAEGKEKIMFFYFSLLRIDALNGDYNVLVQALDARWYLDTEPAEVTCSIGFLFTMMDEIKERLDLDRRKYMGKINKYDISNFLQEILMEWNQILAGQLRFLFRDIEENRDFADIPKLDTWGIYWGEYRDANELIANVDREKKDQKDWDRALHLTEEQEGAMVSKFWYEADLKDSDCRGKAFLFSQFENCSLTNLCFEEAVLSGAQFKNCTIKGCSFQNAVIRQADFVNCRWEDNDFKGADLEYSIFMEKDVPFLHLDPEQLQTILIDRRAEE comes from the coding sequence ATGACAAGACAGGAAGCATTAGAACGATTCAGAGAAGAAGAACGGGAATATCTGGAAGAGAAAAAAGGACAGTTCTTTCTGGAAATACAGGATAAGGCCTTGGAATTGTCAAAGGTAATCCAGCAGGCATTCTCCACTCTTCGGGAAAAGGCTGAAGGGAAAGAAAAAATCATGTTTTTCTATTTTTCCCTTCTTCGGATTGATGCATTGAACGGAGATTATAATGTTCTGGTCCAGGCATTGGATGCCAGGTGGTATTTGGACACAGAACCAGCAGAGGTGACATGTTCCATCGGGTTTCTCTTTACCATGATGGATGAGATAAAAGAACGGTTGGATCTGGACCGAAGAAAATATATGGGAAAGATCAACAAGTACGACATATCCAATTTTCTGCAGGAGATTCTTATGGAATGGAATCAGATATTGGCAGGACAACTTCGGTTTCTATTCCGGGACATAGAAGAGAACAGGGATTTTGCAGATATTCCCAAGCTTGATACCTGGGGAATCTACTGGGGGGAATACCGGGATGCCAATGAACTCATCGCCAATGTGGACCGGGAGAAGAAGGACCAGAAAGATTGGGACAGAGCTTTGCACCTGACAGAGGAACAGGAAGGGGCTATGGTTTCCAAGTTCTGGTATGAAGCTGATTTAAAGGATTCAGACTGCAGGGGAAAGGCGTTTCTTTTCAGCCAGTTTGAAAATTGCTCCTTAACCAATCTATGCTTTGAGGAAGCCGTATTGTCCGGGGCACAATTTAAAAACTGTACCATAAAGGGGTGCAGCTTTCAGAATGCAGTGATCCGCCAGGCTGATTTCGTGAACTGCCGGTGGGAGGATAATGATTTTAAAGGAGCAGACCTGGAGTATTCCATCTTTATGGAGAAGGATGTACCTTTTCTTCACCTGGATCCGGAGCAGCTTCAAACCATTTTGATCGACAGGAGGGCTGAGGAATGA
- a CDS encoding DUF2628 domain-containing protein, giving the protein MTEEHKILDDWSIELFVGNNYEYYKNKWRDKPERQNFSSWNWPAFLFPVYWLAYRKMYLEAFLYGVISLFSVIIPGSGLILRILVGIFANSYYRKKGMKIIVQTSGMTAGEAEQYISKRGGTSVLSIFVTILIIVSLAIAVIAGIVLYPTGEKEIFSQTVESKSFTANDLVFNFPDDWKLYEEENPYDLQCVSRFEDLSTGVFVYEKTDLSENASPEDLLSYHIDDLQSLRKNFKFIEETKDAEIGDKRIKTVVYSGERDSVKYYYTFSLVEFKEFGEFAVILQACVPSNFEKNKSTLDEIVSSCEPVQ; this is encoded by the coding sequence ATGACAGAAGAACACAAGATATTAGATGATTGGAGTATTGAATTATTCGTGGGGAATAATTACGAATATTACAAAAATAAGTGGCGTGACAAACCGGAACGCCAAAACTTTTCAAGCTGGAACTGGCCTGCTTTCCTTTTTCCGGTTTACTGGCTGGCATACAGAAAAATGTATTTAGAGGCTTTTTTATATGGGGTGATCTCTCTTTTTTCGGTGATCATTCCGGGGAGCGGACTGATTCTTCGTATACTTGTGGGAATATTTGCAAACTCTTATTACCGCAAAAAAGGAATGAAAATCATTGTCCAAACCTCAGGAATGACAGCGGGAGAGGCAGAACAGTACATAAGCAAGCGCGGAGGTACAAGCGTTTTAAGCATTTTTGTTACCATACTGATTATTGTTTCTCTTGCCATTGCGGTTATAGCTGGAATTGTACTTTATCCCACAGGAGAGAAGGAAATTTTTTCACAGACGGTGGAGTCTAAATCTTTTACAGCAAATGATTTAGTATTTAATTTCCCTGATGATTGGAAATTATATGAAGAGGAAAATCCTTATGATTTGCAGTGCGTTTCACGTTTTGAAGACTTATCAACAGGAGTTTTTGTTTATGAAAAAACAGATCTTTCAGAAAACGCAAGTCCTGAAGATCTTTTATCTTATCATATTGATGACTTACAATCTCTAAGGAAAAATTTCAAATTTATTGAGGAAACAAAAGATGCAGAGATTGGAGATAAGAGGATAAAAACTGTTGTGTATTCCGGTGAACGGGACTCTGTGAAATATTATTATACTTTCTCTTTAGTAGAATTTAAGGAGTTTGGGGAATTTGCAGTTATATTACAAGCTTGCGTTCCAAGTAATTTTGAGAAAAATAAATCAACGTTAGACGAAATCGTAAGCTCGTGCGAACCGGTTCAATAA
- a CDS encoding DnaJ domain-containing protein, with protein sequence MLDYYKILGVPPQATEKDIKAAYRKLAKEYHPDVVQDDPDGNKKMYEIQEAYGVLGDAEKRKQYDSFRKEKKERGTSKREDSREQRERPGNAAPDMSQFERFFGFQPGKGLETYRGDGAKKQDGPVNTNELFSAFFGVKK encoded by the coding sequence ATGCTTGATTACTATAAAATCCTTGGGGTCCCTCCCCAGGCAACAGAAAAAGATATTAAGGCCGCTTACCGTAAGCTGGCTAAGGAATATCATCCGGATGTGGTACAGGATGACCCGGATGGAAATAAAAAGATGTATGAGATCCAGGAAGCCTATGGGGTTCTGGGTGATGCAGAGAAAAGGAAACAATATGATTCTTTCCGTAAAGAGAAAAAGGAAAGAGGCACGTCCAAAAGGGAAGACTCCCGGGAACAAAGAGAGAGGCCGGGAAATGCAGCTCCGGATATGAGCCAGTTTGAACGCTTCTTTGGATTTCAGCCGGGAAAAGGGTTGGAGACATACCGTGGGGACGGGGCGAAGAAACAGGATGGACCAGTCAATACCAATGAGCTGTTTTCTGCTTTTTTTGGGGTGAAAAAATGA